The Larimichthys crocea isolate SSNF chromosome XII, L_crocea_2.0, whole genome shotgun sequence region tagtaaaagtaaaatgataCCTTAGGCCCAAACAAtggaaagtctgtttttataaGCGATCAGTACACTTAGTTGGAAGTGTGATACAGCTCTCCGCACAGTAGAGAGTGCTGTGTCTCTGCCTCACAAGGCTCTGCCATCTGGTTGACTGTCCACTGTTCACATTtgtttaataatatttatctGAGATTATCAATCCCCTCTTACACAGCATctatgtttgatttaaaaataggaTTTAATCAGGAAATGGAAGGACGCCCATTCAAAGACAGTACAGACATCAAACCTGTGTGATCAAAGttttttgctgctgtaaataGCGAAAGTTATTTGGATTAAAGTAGTCATTCTCTTTATGGAATCTCTCTTACTGGAATCACTGATCCTGAAAGTTAGGTACACAGGCCACTCTCTGCAGCCCTGACTCTTTGTAGTTCTCCTCTCAGTTTTTGTTGCTCAGCTCTACCACTGCTGAATACTTAATTGACTGCATCAGCACTGTGGTCAGCAGCCATTCtatgtttttgaaatgaaagCCACTCAAAGAAACAGTGAAGACGTTAATGGTGATGATGTGTTGAATGCAGACTGACGGTAGAAAGGTGGTGTCCGTACTGAACTGGTGTCTGTTCGATGTCAGCcttcatatttttatggagGAGGGACAGGACGAGCTCATATTTGGCCCTTGATGCTGCACTCCTCCTAATGCTGCTTTCCCCTCCATATTTTACCCACTATCTCTGGATCCCTGTTAGTCTCAAAGGGGGGGATGAAATATTTAGAAGCGGCTGTCAATGCACAATGTGCCTCCATTAGTGGGATGTGTTGTAGGATGGCTGCAGAAAGACCAAACCGCATCAAGGAAGCTATAACCTCACACACAGGTCACAGGGCTGAGACAGCAGTGCACTGCGGGTCTCCAGTTTCAGCGTACTATATGTATGGTTCCCAATATTGATTGTATGGTCTTTTACTACAATATCACTAaatgtgttgtcagtgtggATTTACACAGTAATATGGTTATATTGTGCTGCTTTATTACTAAACACACTCTGGATTTGCTCATGAGACACAAATATTTTGTCAAGACGTCGAACATTCTTGATGCACTTTTTCCTACAGCCTTTACATCCTTTAAAGCTTCCTTTTGTAAATATTAACAGGGGAAATGTACCTCTATTCAATCATCACAAAGGTTTTAGGAATGcacatgttttaaatttgtatttgaacaGATATCAAACTATAGCCATTTTGATATTACTGCAGCAgtcacagtttttatttgatctCAGCGAAGATGATTTGTTATTATAAAGGTTCATTTTTATGGTATTtgactttatatttttacagcagAGAATGGTAGCGACTTGTCTGCAAGTGTAACAGCAAAATTGCAGTTTTATTGCAAAGAAATATCCTAAACTGTTTGAGTCGGTTACCACAGAAACAGAGTATCTGTTGGAACATTAATGAAGGagtctgatgtgttttttgcGTTCAGCTGTCTTCAGCCGGGACACACCTTCATCCTCTGCAGCCCTGTGATCTTTATGATTCTCCGCCATTCACGCCCCTACATtgagaaaatgaataaactgtGAAACCCTGGTCTCCTCTATGTATTCGTGCTCTTCAGCAGCCGGGCTGTCGCATCCTCTTCCTGCACAGAGCTGCATGGCAACGGGAGGAGGAGGCTACTCGAGATGAGGGAGGGTACCACGGTCCCACGTGTCCTCCTCACTGCAGACCCAAAGCATTTCTCTTCGCTTTCCCATCCCTTCGTTTCCGCATACCGCAGATTCGCATATACGCACACATACAACCTCATCCATACGCACCCGCGCAGCCTTGCGGAGCTATGCATCCGCGGTGCGCACTCACCCGTCATTTTCTCACTGATCAATCTTAACGCCTGTATTGATTGTCTCCTCCATATAGGTCAGGATTCATTTTTTCACAATACTGATATGCAAATCCAAATTCTCAATAGCGTTGTTGGCCGGAGCtgagagggcgagagagagagggagagatgagaggacGCGCATCATCAGATGTTTAGCAGATTCCCTTTCGAGCTTCGCCACCATTTCTGCTGTGCGTTTTTTGGgtctttttcctcccctccatcGGCTGGGTTCGTGACAGCTTGCGGCTCTCGATGTTGTAATCCGGGGGAATATGTGAAGATCATGCTGGCGGTGTGGTGCTTCATGGTCTTTGCTGCAGTGGGCGAGAGGCTTGCAGTCTcaggtaagagagagagagagagaagagagggagagagacggggTTTGGACACAGAGCGGGAGTAcccttttcttttgctttgcaTCCACAATTTTTTTCCACTTGCACCAGCACTTTTCTAACCCCAGTGTACACTTTGATTTTATTGTAACGGGAACTCGGTGCCAAGCATCCCTCTGGCCCGAGAGCACTCTACGATGCGGTAAATTTGCTTCATCAACACATTTCCATCGCAGCCCCATTGCCTATATCCAACGTACCCATAACCATTTCCAGCCgctttatttaataaaaatgtaacgtTATAACTTGTCAATCACCATGGCAATATGTTTGATTGATGGTTGTTGATTCTATGATTTATAAACGCTGTGTACCTGTCAGAATGGGCGTCACTCTACTATATAAACCATGATATATGAATGCATTGATTATTTCCCACCAAAACCTAACTATATCCACTAAATCTCTGCAGACAGAGCAGTGACTGATGAAACGTTATTGACTGCTCAGTGTGATTAAATTAGGTCACCAAACCATCAgcgtacagaaaaaaaacactgatgctCACACAGTGTGACTTAATAAGAATATAtaattttcaaatcaattttttctgctctgctctctccacCACTGCCAGGTGCAATTTAGGGAGCCTCAGGCGTGTCCCTGCCTTGTTAAGCCTGTGAGCCTATAATGAGTGTCCCTGTTGTGCTCCACGCAGGTGTGGACAGGAGCCCAGTGCAGGATGGAGGCATGTGGGACTGGTTTACCCCAGCAGGGCAGCCGGACAGCGGGGACACTGTCACTAAGATCACCTATCCAAAGCGGCTGGTGCAGCAGATCAAGTCAGAGGAGGAAATGGCTCATGACCACCTGGATACCAGAGTGAAGAACAGCACTGGGGACATCTTGGTAAGTTGCAACCAACAACAGCACCCTCCTCTTTTTCCCCACAGGTTTCACTCTCATATACcaaatgctgtttattttcacattgcACCACTCTGCTCTCAGAATGACCTCATACACTGGCCAGCTGAGAAAAAGTATCCCAGCTggataatattgtttttgtaatcaGAGGGTTTATTATTGTCTCACATGggtctttttttctcatatgaACTGGGGTTTGCAGCTGAATGTGCAGATCAATAAGTTCAGGTATAAGTATAGTGCTCAGCATGCATCCTTATGGAGGATTCACTACTGGTGGCGTTTTAGCAGGTCTGTGTGGGCATATATGGGCGTGACAGCACCAAGACAGATTTTGTGCTGATGGGAACCTcatttttcctgtgtgtgtagCTCTCTGCTGCTCATGCGGCTCCTGCTTAACAGGAATGACAGTGCAGGGTAGTATCTTTGCAGCAGTCTCGGCTCCTTGTGATTTTGACCCAGTTAGTCACCGCAAAGCCCTTCGAATGTCCACAGTGAAGTAACGTCGGCTAGATGAAACCAAGACAGACATGTTTTGGATTTCCAGCTGTTTATTCTTGCCTAAACTCAAACTGTAACATCTGGCAACAAGTTCTGAAACTAAAACCCTCAGACCTGCTTTGTATACTATGCAAATACACAGTTTATCAGAGAgctgttcatttgtttgtgtgtgtgtgtgtgtgtgtgcgtgtgtgtgtgtgtgtgtgtgtgttttgtagtggCCCTCATCTCCACATGACAAAGCTTAGCCCCACCTGAAATATACAGTCATCATGTCCAATCACCCGGGTATCGCACTGAGCTCCCGACTTCTTCATTATTCAGTGGTGTGTTGAAGTATGTCCCCATTAATTATGAAACAGGCCTGTGTGAGAAGTGCTGCATGGTCCAAGAGGCTTGAGCACTCCACATCCCTGCCCCCCCTCTGTCATACTGATATGATGTAGTACATATAAGTATTATAATAAAGTACATTAGactccttacacacacacacagtcacatgtttAAGGACTATAGTTAAGATGAATGTTATTGCCGCTGGAGTAGAAGCTGTCTTAAACAAGAATGAAACTATTTGggtgaataaataaacaacagttaacataattcacatttaaaagttacaaatgaaGACACTGTTGGAGTAAACAGATGTCCCCATTTCAGCTGTCAGGGCTGTCTAGccgtgctgtgttttgtttttttaaatatttaagatgCTAGAAGGACATCATAAATTTAGAATCAGAAAGGATGAGctgagctttttcttttttttctgtcacatcatGCTGCGTTATGTTTTTTATCTGTTGTGATGTATGCTGTTGTGTTCAGTTGACACTGAGAGACTTTAAGGCTATTGCTGTACCAGAATATTGATAATATTAGTTGGTGCATGGATGTCATTgataaatttattttatttattgaataatgGCCTTAATTTCTCATGCCATGGAAGAAGCAATACTAAGTATAAAGCAATGATACAGAAAAAGCTCACTGTAAGACCCGTTTCCATAGAGTTTATTGTTTCATATAAAGAAAGTCACATaagtcacattttgtttaaagtctgtgtaaagacaatactgatatttatttcaaattacattaaatatgttggaaaaaagtttctgaaaacatgtgaaacgactgaacgatatattactgaaatgtggagatAAAGgttttttgggcggtcctaaagagtggctcgatgacacgccaaggccaccctgagcatatccctacacccctagcagagagatagagattaattcatttcgctcagagtgtttcaaagttagtcatgtaatTTTCCTGAACTcatttgacatgtttcagtcgcttcaaaattgctgcttgacgtctcccatgagtgggtgtggcttcagctAATTCTGTGGACAAGCCCctacagtcctggagctgagaatttaTTTTTACCGGATTTTGACCGCTAATTTcagaaacacatatttattcttactttacacagactttaaataggccagaatcacaaatcacaattcACCTCAGGGGACTTCAGGAATCTGTATCAATTAAGGTAAGGAACACACCACCCCAAATAAACCATTTAAACCTCAGAAGGAGCCAtctttcttctatttttatACAAGATACAAGATTATATGTGAAGAATAAGAGGATAATGAGCAACTTCAGGTATTGCTCAATGGCAATATTCTATAACAGACAACAGGTCTGTTAGATGAGAGTCAAACATAATGATCAGAACACAAATGCTACTGACATAAATCTGGGGAACAATGTTACTGTACAGAGGCCGAGCACTGATGGGCGCCATGCTTCAGCCTCTTCTAGACAGTAGTAAGAAATCTGTTGTCCGTATTCACTGGAGGGAATAATTCCTGGATAGTGATGCATGTTTATTGTAAAAGCCCAGTGATTCACTGCAGCCTGGTTCCTCCAGACTGACATCAAAGCCATGCTGGCACAACCAGAGCTGCTGAAGAGACGCAATGTTTAGTCTGCACTAaatttcattctctctctctgttttctgctgtcTCCTCACCTCCCCAGCTCTGGCAGCTGTCCATTAGAAACACTGGCACAGCATGGCTGAATATAGAGGACACCAGTAAAGTTTTCCCCCTTCTTTAGTGAAGcccctctccatccatctcaATCACGAAATTCTAGCTTACCTCTTAAACAGTTGTAGCTCTCTGCAGTCTGGCCTGATGTCGATCAATGGAGACTTTATCAATCATAATATTTCAGCTGCTGGATGCTTTTAGTGCATACACACTATTGATTCTGTTGAGTTATTCATGGGGCAAAATCACTCTGTGGCATTTACAGAGCGCCACACTTAACCACAATTGTTTTGTTACACTTCAATTTATCAACTAtcaaatctgtctctgtcactgtgttgttgtttttttctttttccagccAGTCCACTTGGCACAGAGCTGTTTCCAAGTGGAAGCCTTTGGACAAACCTTCACTCTGGACCTGGAGCTAAACCAGTGAGTGAAACCGTCCAAAATCATCagatctacttttttttttgcacacgCTTGTATCAGTAGATGCACTTAATTTACTGCAGCTGCTCTCATTAGCATTTTCCCGCACTTAAGCAAATGCACTTAGCAGCTCTATTATGTTACATGACGAGATGGGGAACACCaatgtggcacacacacatacgcacacccCTGCACTTGTATGAGGTTCCACTGATTTTATTAACACTACATAAATACGTAAATATGGTCACTTATTCTTTGTGAAATTCATTTGGCGGAGGAAAAAATATCCCTGATGAAATCAATTATGATTACATGGTGATAGCGTTAATGCTGTGAGAGATATTTATGGcatttcttctgtcttcttcttcttcttctgtctgcagTCACCTCCTGTCTTCAGAATACGTGGAACGGCACTTTAACCAGGATGGCAGACCCTCACAGTCTGTGGTAAGACTGTTTGCGTGGGGTGGGGTTTTGTACTGACTGAGCGAACTTGTCTTTTGGCACACAGAAGGCAGCATATTGATGAGATGACCAGAGCGGTGGTGGAGCATTCAGTTCGTTGGCTGTAGAGACTGAGactttgtcacattttacaCCAGTGCTGTTGCCAGTGAAGccttaaaatgaaatcaaagtttGTCATATGCGATGCCTCACAAGGTCTAGAGCTCATTATATAACATAATTCTTAtgtctcatatatatatatatatgtgtgtgtgtgtgtgtgtgtgtgtgtgtgtgtgtgtttgtgtgtgtgtgtgtgtgtgtgtgtgtgtgtgtatatatatatatatatttagatcaGTTagtaaaatcaaattttataaACATAAGacatgattttgtttgtttctatcttTTAaggctgatttatttatttatgtgactgTAATGTTTTGAAGTTCGATGTCGTCCTCCTGTTTTATCTATTTATGGAACGTGCATCGTGTGCTCCCTGCTTCGCACGTAGGCTGCCATGCAGCTATTAAGAGTATGTAGTATGTTACCGTGCTCTACATAAATGAGTTCGCCTGTCAGcggcgtgcgtgcgtgcatgccGCTCTGCTGTGGCCTTTCTCTGACagttagtttaaaaaaagccaGTGGATTCCTGTGGTGTCAAACCACAAGCTCACAGAGAGAATTAAGAGATAACGGGAAAATGGATGAAAGCCTTGACATCTAATGTGACGTGTATTTGCCATGACAGACCAGAGGAATGTCACTGTGTTCTGCTAGCCATAAGGgatggcttctttttttttttttctgtacccCCCTCCCCAAGcagccacccacccacccatccagCTAGCACTCCATGTCCCCACCCACAATCGTTCCAAACTCTCCCTTAGTCCTCCCGACCAATCACAAGCCTGTTTCCATAGCAACGAGTTAGCTCAGCTGTGTCATTAAGTTCTTGGCAGCaaagagaatgaaagaagaccaagagggagggaagagctgacgaaaggaggaggaggagagaatatGAGGAGTAAAATGCCACTTAATACAAAGGCATGATGACATTTGGCAACGAGGAGGAGAAATTTCAGGAGGGAGTGTTCCTAGAGTATCCGTTTGTTCCCAGAGTGGTGAGAGGGAGTGGAGGCCTGCAGGGTCGGGGATGAAGACCTGTAGTCAAGCCAGATTGTCGCTCAGCTGGATGGAGGACTCACGTGATgcctctgatgctgctgctggacagtGCGATGCGTTCAAGGCGGCACGTCACCAGATCGATCTCTGCCGTCAAAACTCTTTCATTACCATTCGATGTGCTAAGGTGCCGTTTGCCTGAGCTGTTGCAGCAAGGCTGAGACACTATGCTGAACTCAATTTGATCCAGGCTTCTCACTTTTCTCACTTTTCCTGGTGGTTCATCACCGCCACTGTGACCTCGTGAAGCAGCGTGCTCACCTTTGAAGGAGTGTCAGCTGGGGATGAAAGCTAGGGCTCCTTTGTAGTAGTCAAGGTTGTTGTGAGGGCAGGACAGAACAGAGCACAATTACCTTTTTACTCTCATCTTTTTGAGTTGCAGCCTGCCTACTGCACAGCCGTTCCATGTTAAATTCTCACATTTAACTGTGTGGGCAACATGAGTGTTGATTTATTCAAGAGATCCTTGTCAAGAGTCTACCTCCACCTCTATTGTCAGTGAAGCATTGTAGGGTAGAGAAGAGTACAGGACACAAGTAGGTCACAAACTGTGCCATAAATGCAATCATGGGGAAAGATGGAGAGGGGAGTCATACATACAGAGGTTGTGAGAGGTTTTTTCCTCAGAGCTGATGCCCAATGAAGTATGAAAGCGTGCCAGCAAAGCTTTAAGTGTGTTAGTAGAGTTATGTATCATGAAACTGTGGTGCATTGTGTCCACAGGGAGGGGAGCACTGCTACTATCAGGGAAGGTTAAGAGGTTTACCAGAGTCCTGGGCAGCTCTCTCCACCTGCCACGGCCTGTGGTGAGTGTGACAGTAAACTTCTATTCATAAAATGACATACCTGTGCATGCTGATGATGCTATGCTTACATTTTCTGCACACATAATTACTGCTTTGCatctcactgtttttctctggTTGTTGGTTCTTAGCGGCATGTTCTCTGACGGCTTCTTCTCTTACGGGATTGAGCCTGTTCACAATGGGAGTGATCAGGTAATAGTTAGtggatattttttgttgttgaccaGCTTTATAGAGAATTTAATGGAGCCTGGAtgatgattttattgtttttaggTCCTAATGTCTTTAATGTGATCTGGGTGTATTCTGTTATAGGATGATGGTGCTCACTTAATCCGCAGGATGCCTGATATCAGACTTTCCTCCCACTGCCCAGGTACATAAGTGGATTTAAAGCACAAGCTATTGACATATTAGATTAAACTGCCCTTAAGTCTTTTCTTACCTTATTATCTTTATCACATATTAATATAATGACTTCAGTTAGATAAATTAAATCCAACCTCCTGTCCATTGTTgtaataatttcaaaataaacgtAACATAATATTCTACGTCATCATATAAACCTCATCATATAAACCTCACACTGGGAATTGTAGTTTCTCTCATGTTCATGaaactcttttctcttctcaatGAAACCAAAAAGATGGAATTTCTTCACAACAGTAAGAGAAGACAattcaaatgtgaaaattaaaTGGGCCGTCATTTTTAGTTAGTCCAGATAGGGTGATAATAACAgtcacagcttttttttattaggaaCTTTAATGTTTGGCTGAAATTAAGATCAAGccaaactataataataataataatgaaatatttggtTGAAGCCAGTTATACCAACACatttatcataaaaaaacataatcacatAAAGCAGTGGTACTGTACTGTTGCACCTTACCAGTGCAAGAAATGAGTGCTCTAACTTCCTGCAActatgtttctctgtgtgtccagACTGTACAGAGGACAGTGAGTGGGAAAGCAGAGGAGATGACGTAGATGACAATAGATTGGACCAAATGAGGGAGCAGCAGGTGTCTGGGGGGCTGAGGCGATCCAAGAGATTTGTTCGCAAGCCCTCTGTCCAGACTGAGACCAAATATATTGAGTTGATGGTGGTCAACGACAATGAAATGGTGAGTTCAAAGCACATTTTGCTGCTAATTATGGTGGTACTGTCATCCTGAGTCTGAGTTTTGTCTTGCCTTACAAATGTCAACACATGAAATTAAAGACTACATTTGGACTGCTTAAGATGGGAAAGACACTTTACAGCTCCATACGGGCACCAACATGCTACACTAAATGCCAGCCATATTCACCTCACCAGATAAGATGTTATTACACAGTTGTCcatatacaaacataataaGTTATATAACATAATTAGTGTGTTGCAAAGGCTGCAGTCTGCCTGTGTATCACAGACTAATTTCATTATGGATTCATTGATATAACTGTACTGTTACAGCTGTCCACAGAGGTATACATGTATAGATGTCAGACAAAACATAGctggaaataaacaaaagttttaaaatggaTCCAAACCATAAATGAGCAGCTTCGATTAGTGCAGAGTGCGATGAACCCAAAGGTCGCATTGTGTTTGAGCTAGAAACGCTAGAAAGGACATGGTAatgtgagggggttgcaatctgtaactaTACAAGTGTCTATAACTATGTGTACTATGTCCATCCATGCATTTTCtgatcccagctggcactgAGCAAGGTAGACCCTGAGCACTAGTTCATCACAAGGCTGACACACAACAACCCATTTGGGGTAAAATGGTTTAGGCTTTGCTGCAGTGTACCAGGGTTTGACTGAAACCTGTGGCATGCTGCATGCAAttaccactctctctctctaatttcCTGTCACTattaaataaaggttcaaaaggcccagaaagaaaaaaaacactcacacacaccacagacaatttagagtaaACCTATTAACTGCATGTGGCGCCCCAAAATCAGTAATTAATGAGATCAATAAAattactgtcaaaacaaaaaacaagcttcctttgccattttaaaataacatggTGACTGAATGCCTAATAAATAATCTCATTATCTCTCCTGGTCTAATGGCGTAAAGTTCACTGAAATTGACTTGAGACTTAAGCGAGGCAGTATATGCACAGTCAAACTAAATGAGTGTTTATCTCGTTTCTTAGTATTAAAGAGGTTTATGTGCCAATTGCCAGTAAACTTTTAAGTAAGGTTTTACTGTTCAAGCACAATCAGAGACCAGAAACAGTTTCTCCAACTTACAGACTTTATAGGAAGTGAAGTATGTGGATAAATgcttattcatttttatttcatcatgacTGCCCTGTCTAACTTTTTATTCAAGAGAAAAGATGAATGGATTATCAAAGATCCatgcagtacacacagtacagatTTCTATTATGTAATCCTgttcaaactaaaataaagaaagttGTTTTCTAAGTTAGCTTTGCGTAATTCATGGAAACAAATTCAGTAAAACATTCCTATAAACTTACTACTAGAAGTAcaattgtatgtgtgtgagagagagatcgATTCGTCTCTTACACCAtctgtgtatctctgtgtctcCACAGTTTGTACAGCTGCGTCGCTCGAGCAGCCAAACCAAGAACTTTGCCAAAGCCGTGGTCAACATGGCAGATGCGGTAAGAGCTTTGTTTGTAGCATTATAATCCTCCTACTCCTAAACTCGGCATACACACAGTGCCACCTaccaagaagtgtgtgtgtgtgtttgtgtgtctgtgtgtgcttacTTCCACATTTGGAAATGATTTATCCCAGATAGCACACAGTTCACAGCACAGGTTGTATGCCAAATAAGCAGTCGACTGATGGGCGTTTTTGGTCCCCAGATCTACAAGGAACAGCTGAACACGAGGATCGTgctggttgccatggagacctGGAGCTCTCAAAATATGATACCAGTCGTGGAAGATCCATTGATAACGCTGCAAAACTTCATGAAATACAGGAAGGACAACATCAAAGAGCAGAGTGATGTCGTCCATCTTTTCTCGTAAGAGGactgaaaatcaaaaaaatctaataactGTAGAATAAAGGTTTATTTGAGGTTTGGCTAgttgaggttttattttaaatgatggcATCTTTCCTGTGCACTTCAGAGGACGAACATTTCACAGTAGCCGCAGCGGGACAGCCTACACAGGAGGAGTGTGCTCTCTAACAAGGGGAGGAGGTATCAATGAGGTGAGGAAAATCTAAAGTGGTTGTATGTTTTAGCACCAACAGAGACTAGCTGTtctaagctaaactaactggCTGCAAACTTTATATTTGTTGTAAAAACGTGAGAGTGTTAAagatcttctcatttaactccaGAAAATGAAtagcatatttcccaaaatgtcaaactattcctttattCCTGGTTTTGTGTATGTCCTGGTTCAACCCAAATTACCCGTAGGATTTTATGTTATTCTCATCTCACAACAAAGCTCTCTGGTGTGTATTTGTTTCAGTATGGGAATGTTGGTGCAATGGCCATCACTTTGTGCCAGAGTCTTGGCCAGAACATTGGCATGAGGTGGAACAACGCACGCAACTCTGCAGGTAAAAGACATCATGAAAGCCTTATAATTCAATACtgaatacacattttaaaggaaaaaagcgagatgagtgtgagtgagtgtgggaAGGATCGAAGCAGAGGACTAGTAAGGGATGAGATTGATAgctgggggagggggggtgttaGAGAGAGGGTTAGCTGTTGGTGTCCCTGTCCAGCAGTTCTTTTCTCTAATTAGACTTCTCCATTAGGTGATTAGTCACCTGCATCCATgaaggagggggtggtggtTAGAGCATTGCTGCCACTGAACAATGGGCCCAGTGATTAATGTTGAAGAGCCATCAGGTCCATTATTCAATGCCAGGACAAGAGCTCAGTGCACACACTATAAGCTACCATACCTCTGTCACCAGCAGGTCTATGAAGTCTTTCCTTCTTTGTTGTTCGTAAATCTTTTTCCCTCGACTTTCTGCAACATGTGAAGTGTCACAGCTCCAGTTTTGAATGCTGAGCaccacattattttttttctattatttaccTGTGTCAATTTTGCCTCTCTCATCTTTACAGGAGACTGCAGGTGCCCGGATGCCTGGCTCGGCTGCATCATGGAAGACACCGGGTAAAGATCCACATCACAGCACACAGAagtgaacaaaacacacacacacacacctgtaatattcatcttctctctgtttgttgACATGATATAACAGCAGGACTCTTTCCCTGTCGCTCTTCCTCTAAGCTGCAattctttctgttcatttcactCCATTAGACAATTAAACACCTGTAACAGAGGGGTGCCGTGACTTTTACTCACTCTTTAATGAGCCAAGCCAGCTTGTGTTTGATGCTTTAAGCAAATTTGTTTGGAACATCAGACATCAGTGTTTCCGACCACTGTGTACGAATTAAAAATTGAACTAAAAGGATTTACTATACAGTATGAGTGATTTGGATTTGGCTCTCCTTACCAGATGGAACAATACAGATTATTAATTTGAGTAATATCTTAGTACAGATGGTAACATTTCTGTCAGATTGCAAGGTGGCACAGACACCCACAGTAGATCTGGCTTTCCTTACTGGCAGTATTaaagaagattttattttttggtcatGTCCTGGTCTCgatccttgtgtgtgtgtgtgtgtgtgcgtgtgtgaacaTAGATACTATCTGCCCAGAAAGTTTTCTCGCTGCAGTGTTGATGAGTACATCCAGTTCTTGCTCCAGGGGGGTGGAAGCTGCCTCTTCAACAAGCCCAACAAGGTGAGGGCCATGTGGTGATGTAGGATGTGTGTGAAAGAAGCTGCATCTGAGTATCATTATTTACAGACTaattaattattcttatttctaCCGTAACACATATCTACTTACAGGatcatgtttatatttgttttcttcctttaaGTACTACCTCTGTCTTCATATCTGTGTACTTCCAGCCAACAGTCTCTGATATTACTGGCAGATTTTATCCCTc contains the following coding sequences:
- the LOC104926489 gene encoding disintegrin and metalloproteinase domain-containing protein 11 isoform X2 — protein: MFSRFPFELRHHFCCAFFGSFSSPPSAGFVTACGSRCCNPGEYVKIMLAVWCFMVFAAVGERLAVSGVDRSPVQDGGMWDWFTPAGQPDSGDTVTKITYPKRLVQQIKSEEEMAHDHLDTRVKNSTGDILPVHLAQSCFQVEAFGQTFTLDLELNHHLLSSEYVERHFNQDGRPSQSVGGEHCYYQGRLRGLPESWAALSTCHGLCGMFSDGFFSYGIEPVHNGSDQDDGAHLIRRMPDIRLSSHCPDCTEDSEWESRGDDVDDNRLDQMREQQVSGGLRRSKRFVRKPSVQTETKYIELMVVNDNEMFVQLRRSSSQTKNFAKAVVNMADAIYKEQLNTRIVLVAMETWSSQNMIPVVEDPLITLQNFMKYRKDNIKEQSDVVHLFSGRTFHSSRSGTAYTGGVCSLTRGGGINEYGNVGAMAITLCQSLGQNIGMRWNNARNSAGDCRCPDAWLGCIMEDTGYYLPRKFSRCSVDEYIQFLLQGGGSCLFNKPNKLLDPPECGNGFVEPGEECDCGSQVECARSGGTCCKKCTLTHDAMCSNGLCCSGCKYERRGVVCRDAVNDCDIPETCTGDSSQCPHNVHKLDGYMCDNSQGRCYSGRCRTRDGQCRGLWGYNSADRFCYEKLNAEGTEKGNCGPGPEGQGWLQCNKPDVLCGFLFCANVTVKPKFGDLQGEVTSFTLYHQNKYLDCRGGHALLEDGSDLGYVEDGTPCGPNMMCLERRCLPVAAFNLSSCSGSNFGRICSDHGTCSNEVKCICDRDYTGKDCSVFDPIPEPTVPTGPEKKGILPSASISFYLSLSLSF